One Nitrospirota bacterium genomic window carries:
- a CDS encoding GAF domain-containing protein, whose product MARTIPAHCRGRLPMLQCPHMGTSKLNAPGFLLETVGALIGAGGLREFDRVLGRELTRRLHGDAAGLYLYNRSAHSFTPASSNFADPAHLTNQVGQLPAAGTMKEAVVRTGAALLCEDVRNSRWTEATVVAKAGFRSAVMAPLLVRRGQGAHADSRPIAIVFVGAKARAAFSEADRLLLQELALQIAPVLQNVLATEERDVLMALNSRVVVGTVTTESLLPAIADILQRAIPHEMRGLVRFTGEAHAPGFDLIYTDGLELDLAQLRRYPFERMAPAEMLATGKPVLITGYGHERFPERDYIESLGVLSAMLCPLTVRRQPFGFLAIGSGRRNAFSERDLALAEQVGHHLSQAIANILAYEEISRLKDRLEQENVYLKEERVASVDRKELVGESPVLQKTLKAIEKVAPTDSTVLITGETGTGKELVAQAIHQLSPRKHKPLIKVNCAALPPTLIETELFGHEKGAFTNATARKIGRFELADGGTIFLDEVGDIPIELQAKLLRVLEAQELDRVGGTRTITLNVRVLAATNADLEQAVEDGTFRADLYYRLNVFPIRIPPLRERRDDIPTLARHFVKKYGARHRKAVSRLGAPALQALTAYAWPGNVRELEHVIERAVILAQGPILTIEELESVAPAPPDGATQTAEAPRTMADAERAHILDALTQTNWVVAGSNGAAARLGLKRSTLQHRMKKLSINKPPLSRL is encoded by the coding sequence ATGGCCCGAACGATCCCCGCCCATTGCAGGGGCCGACTGCCCATGCTACAGTGCCCACATATGGGCACATCGAAACTCAACGCGCCAGGATTCCTGCTAGAGACCGTCGGCGCGCTGATCGGCGCAGGCGGATTGAGGGAGTTCGATCGGGTGTTGGGCAGGGAGCTGACGCGCCGCCTCCATGGGGATGCGGCCGGGCTCTATCTCTACAACCGGTCCGCCCACTCGTTCACCCCCGCCTCCTCCAACTTTGCCGATCCGGCGCATCTGACGAACCAGGTCGGACAGCTTCCGGCGGCCGGCACCATGAAAGAGGCGGTGGTGCGGACCGGCGCGGCGCTGCTCTGCGAGGACGTGCGGAACTCCCGCTGGACCGAGGCGACGGTCGTCGCCAAGGCCGGGTTCCGGTCGGCCGTCATGGCTCCGTTGCTGGTCCGTCGCGGCCAAGGAGCGCATGCGGACAGCCGCCCCATCGCCATCGTGTTCGTAGGGGCCAAGGCCCGGGCCGCCTTTTCCGAAGCCGATCGTCTCTTGCTCCAGGAGCTGGCGCTGCAGATCGCCCCCGTGCTCCAGAACGTGCTGGCCACCGAAGAGCGGGATGTCCTGATGGCCCTCAACAGCCGCGTGGTCGTCGGCACGGTCACAACCGAAAGCTTGTTGCCGGCGATCGCGGACATTCTCCAGCGGGCGATCCCGCATGAGATGCGCGGCCTCGTCCGATTCACCGGAGAGGCCCATGCGCCGGGATTCGATCTGATCTACACCGATGGGCTCGAACTGGATCTGGCGCAGCTGCGCCGGTACCCGTTCGAACGGATGGCTCCGGCGGAGATGCTGGCCACGGGCAAACCGGTATTGATCACCGGTTACGGCCACGAGCGTTTTCCGGAGCGGGATTATATCGAGTCCCTCGGCGTCCTCTCGGCGATGCTCTGCCCTCTGACCGTGCGGCGGCAGCCCTTCGGGTTCCTCGCGATCGGCAGCGGCAGGAGGAACGCCTTCTCGGAGCGGGACCTGGCCCTGGCCGAGCAGGTCGGCCATCACCTGTCCCAGGCCATTGCGAACATCCTGGCCTACGAGGAAATCAGCCGGCTCAAGGACCGGCTCGAGCAGGAGAACGTCTACCTCAAGGAGGAACGCGTCGCCTCGGTGGACCGCAAGGAGCTGGTCGGCGAGAGCCCCGTGCTGCAGAAGACGCTCAAAGCCATCGAGAAAGTGGCCCCCACCGATTCCACCGTGCTGATCACCGGCGAAACCGGGACCGGTAAGGAGCTGGTCGCCCAGGCGATCCACCAGCTCTCGCCCCGCAAGCACAAGCCGCTCATCAAGGTCAATTGCGCGGCGCTGCCGCCCACGTTGATCGAGACGGAACTCTTCGGCCACGAGAAAGGCGCGTTCACCAACGCCACCGCCCGCAAGATCGGCCGGTTCGAGCTGGCCGACGGGGGCACGATTTTCCTGGATGAAGTAGGCGACATCCCGATCGAGTTGCAGGCGAAGTTGCTGCGGGTCCTGGAAGCGCAGGAGCTGGACCGGGTCGGCGGCACCAGGACCATCACGCTGAACGTCCGGGTCCTCGCCGCAACCAACGCGGACCTGGAACAGGCGGTGGAGGACGGGACCTTCCGGGCCGATCTCTATTACCGGCTCAACGTCTTCCCGATCCGCATCCCGCCGCTGCGCGAGCGGCGCGACGACATTCCCACGCTCGCGCGCCATTTCGTCAAAAAGTACGGCGCGCGCCACCGTAAAGCCGTCTCCCGGCTCGGCGCGCCGGCGTTACAGGCGTTGACGGCCTATGCCTGGCCCGGCAACGTCCGCGAGCTGGAGCACGTCATCGAGCGGGCCGTCATCCTCGCCCAGGGTCCCATCCTGACGATCGAGGAACTCGAGAGCGTGGCGCCCGCACCTCCGGACGGGGCAACGCAAACCGCCGAAGCTCCACGCACCATGGCGGATGCGGAGCGGGCGCACATCCTGGACGCGCTGACCCAGACCAACTGGGTCGTGGCCGGCTCCAACGGCGCCGCCGCGCGTCTGGGCTTGAAACGCTCGACGCTGCAACACCGCATGAAGAAGCTGAGCATCAACAAACCTCCGCTGTCCCGTCTTTAG
- a CDS encoding PAS domain S-box protein yields the protein MYSTATRGCLSVRSSLPHEKPAMAHAMTISPAPDFRALFESAPGLYLVLTPALIITAVSDAYLRATMTKREEILGRHIFEVFPDNPDDPTATGVANLRASLERVLQHRAPDAMAVQKYDIRKPESEGGGFEERFWSPVNSPVVGVDGAVAYIIHRVEDVTDFIRLKQSGNEQNRIAEALRTRAAEMEAEIFGRAQQIQEVNNRLRAELDARKRAEEERDRFFTLSLDMLCIAKSDGYFKRVSPAFTQILGWSTEEMLTRPFLDLVHPDDRPATIREVERQVVSGEMVLRFENRYRHKDGSWRTLSWKSAPQPDGTMYATARDITERNRAEEVLRKSEEKYRTLFDSIDVGVCTIEVLFDGNEKPVDYRFLEVNPSFEKLTGIHNACGRRMREIAPLHEDHWFDIYGKIALTGEPARFENQAAQLHRWYDVYAFRVGEPRDRHVAIHFKDITGQKRTEEEIRTRTEQLAAANKELEAFSYSVSHDLRAPLRHIDGFSELLGKQAAGLDEKGRRYLKTISESAKQMGCLIDDLLAFSRIGRTVLSETTVNLNRLVEDVRQSLRQDTAGRRIAWLIAPLPEVPGDPSMLRQVFANLVGNAVKYTRTREEARIEIGNRSGEPGAHDDVVVFVRDNGVGFDPQYTHKLFGVFQRLHSAHEFEGTGIGLANVQRIIHRHGGRVWAEGAVGGGATFYFALPTRREGNHDVRTQADSAGGR from the coding sequence ATGTATTCCACCGCGACGCGCGGATGCCTGTCTGTAAGGAGTTCCCTACCACATGAGAAGCCGGCCATGGCGCACGCTATGACGATCTCTCCGGCCCCGGACTTTCGGGCCCTGTTCGAGTCCGCACCGGGACTCTACCTCGTCCTGACGCCCGCCTTGATCATTACGGCGGTCAGCGATGCCTATTTGCGGGCCACCATGACGAAGCGCGAAGAGATTCTGGGACGGCACATTTTCGAGGTCTTTCCGGACAACCCCGACGATCCGACTGCGACGGGCGTCGCGAATTTGCGCGCATCTCTCGAGCGAGTCCTGCAACATCGAGCGCCCGACGCGATGGCCGTGCAGAAATACGATATTCGAAAGCCCGAATCAGAGGGCGGTGGTTTTGAAGAGCGCTTCTGGAGTCCGGTCAATTCTCCGGTCGTGGGGGTGGATGGAGCGGTCGCCTACATCATCCATCGCGTCGAAGACGTCACGGACTTCATCCGCCTGAAGCAGTCCGGGAACGAACAGAACCGGATCGCGGAAGCGCTGCGGACGCGCGCGGCTGAAATGGAAGCGGAGATTTTCGGCAGGGCGCAGCAGATTCAAGAGGTCAATAACCGACTGCGAGCGGAGCTGGATGCCCGCAAACGGGCCGAGGAAGAGCGGGACCGCTTCTTCACGTTGTCGCTTGACATGCTGTGCATTGCCAAGTCAGACGGCTATTTCAAACGCGTCAGCCCCGCGTTCACGCAAATCTTGGGCTGGAGCACCGAGGAAATGCTGACCCGGCCGTTCCTGGACCTCGTGCATCCCGACGATCGCCCGGCCACGATTCGCGAAGTCGAGAGGCAGGTCGTCTCCGGAGAAATGGTCCTCCGGTTCGAAAATCGTTACCGGCACAAGGACGGCTCATGGCGCACGCTCTCGTGGAAGTCCGCCCCCCAGCCGGACGGGACCATGTACGCCACCGCGCGCGACATTACCGAACGCAATCGGGCGGAGGAAGTGTTGCGCAAGTCGGAAGAAAAATACCGTACGTTGTTCGATTCCATTGACGTAGGCGTGTGTACCATCGAAGTGCTGTTCGACGGAAACGAGAAGCCGGTCGATTACCGCTTTCTGGAGGTCAATCCGTCGTTCGAGAAACTGACGGGGATTCACAACGCGTGTGGCAGAAGAATGCGCGAGATTGCCCCTCTGCACGAAGATCACTGGTTCGACATTTACGGCAAGATAGCCCTGACGGGCGAACCCGCACGCTTTGAAAACCAGGCGGCACAACTGCACCGCTGGTATGACGTGTACGCGTTCCGCGTCGGAGAGCCGCGGGACAGGCACGTCGCCATCCATTTCAAGGACATCACCGGGCAGAAGCGGACGGAGGAAGAAATCCGGACCCGCACCGAACAGCTCGCAGCCGCCAACAAGGAACTGGAAGCCTTCTCGTACTCCGTCTCGCATGACCTGCGCGCCCCGCTGCGCCACATCGACGGTTTTTCGGAACTGCTGGGCAAACAGGCCGCCGGGCTGGACGAGAAAGGCCGGCGGTACCTGAAGACGATTTCGGAGTCGGCGAAGCAGATGGGGTGCCTGATCGACGACCTCCTGGCCTTTTCACGGATCGGACGGACCGTGTTGAGCGAGACGACCGTCAACCTCAACCGGCTGGTCGAGGATGTTCGGCAGTCGTTGCGGCAGGACACGGCAGGGAGGCGGATCGCCTGGCTGATCGCCCCCCTGCCCGAGGTGCCGGGAGACCCCTCCATGCTGCGCCAAGTCTTCGCCAATCTAGTCGGCAACGCCGTGAAATACACCCGTACGCGCGAGGAGGCCCGGATCGAAATCGGCAACCGGAGCGGCGAGCCCGGCGCGCATGATGACGTCGTGGTCTTTGTCCGCGACAACGGGGTGGGGTTCGACCCGCAGTACACGCACAAGCTCTTCGGCGTATTCCAACGACTGCACAGCGCACACGAATTCGAAGGCACCGGCATCGGATTGGCCAACGTCCAGCGCATCATCCATCGGCATGGAGGCCGTGTGTGGGCCGAAGGGGCGGTGGGCGGCGGCGCGACATTCTACTTTGCATTGCCGACTCGCAGGGAGGGGAACCATGACGTCCGAACTCAAGCGGATTCTGCTGGCGGAAGATAA
- a CDS encoding response regulator, with the protein MTSELKRILLAEDNPKDVELTLAALEEHHLANEVVVVSDGAEALDYLYRRGKYALRSGHHPAVVMLDLKMPKVDGLEVLRMIKGDEHLKTIPVVMLTSSREEQDLVKSYKLGVNAYVVKPVGFQEFIDAVKELGAFWALVNEPPVGSVHKTK; encoded by the coding sequence ATGACGTCCGAACTCAAGCGGATTCTGCTGGCGGAAGATAATCCCAAAGACGTGGAGCTGACCCTGGCGGCGCTGGAGGAACACCATCTGGCCAATGAAGTGGTGGTCGTGAGCGACGGCGCGGAAGCGCTCGACTACCTGTACCGCAGGGGGAAATACGCTCTGCGGAGCGGTCACCATCCCGCCGTGGTCATGCTGGACCTCAAGATGCCCAAGGTGGACGGGTTGGAGGTCCTGCGGATGATCAAGGGCGACGAGCATCTGAAAACGATTCCCGTGGTGATGCTCACCTCGTCGCGCGAGGAGCAGGACCTGGTCAAAAGCTACAAATTGGGCGTGAATGCCTACGTCGTCAAGCCGGTCGGCTTCCAGGAGTTCATTGACGCCGTCAAGGAACTGGGCGCCTTCTGGGCTCTCGTCAACGAGCCGCCGGTGGGGAGCGTGCACAAGACGAAGTGA